The Halarchaeum grantii genome includes a window with the following:
- a CDS encoding DUF7120 family protein, with protein MPTAEVDLPSDIEVEIDRLVDEGEFLNRKEAVEELLSTGLNVYDITAGEEEEERFEEEMRETSERSLGDEYEF; from the coding sequence ATGCCCACCGCTGAAGTCGACCTCCCGAGCGATATTGAAGTCGAGATCGACCGCCTCGTCGACGAGGGTGAGTTCCTCAATCGGAAGGAAGCGGTCGAAGAACTCCTCTCAACGGGACTGAACGTCTACGACATCACCGCCGGCGAGGAGGAGGAAGAGCGCTTCGAGGAGGAGATGCGTGAGACGAGCGAGCGCTCGCTCGGCGACGAGTACGAGTTCTAA
- a CDS encoding lipoate--protein ligase family protein, whose product MSDDHDGLRVVDPEALSEPVHHALDEVLTNRLQAGETPPTLRVWRRDTPAVPFGRFQSFDDEVEAEYAREHGIVPVRRVTGGGSMYVAPGDVVTYSLYLPASWVPDDVEASYADLDRSAIEALRGLGLDVRHEPLNDIEHADGKIGGSAQLRSGDAVLHHATMSYDLDTREMLRVLRIGAEKVSDKAVRSAEKRVAVMTDHLDASREDVIDAVVDAYVARFGGGRGELSEDEREAALELADAKFSTPEWNERL is encoded by the coding sequence ATGAGCGACGACCACGACGGCCTCCGCGTCGTCGACCCCGAGGCGCTCTCGGAGCCGGTCCATCACGCGCTCGACGAGGTGTTGACGAACCGCCTGCAGGCCGGCGAGACGCCACCGACCCTCCGCGTGTGGCGTCGCGACACGCCCGCCGTCCCGTTCGGCCGCTTCCAGTCCTTCGACGACGAGGTCGAGGCCGAGTACGCCCGCGAGCACGGCATCGTGCCCGTGCGCCGCGTCACCGGCGGCGGGTCGATGTACGTCGCACCCGGCGACGTCGTCACCTACTCGCTCTACCTCCCAGCGTCGTGGGTGCCCGACGACGTCGAGGCGAGTTACGCGGACCTCGATCGGAGCGCCATCGAGGCGCTTCGCGGACTCGGCCTCGACGTCCGTCACGAGCCGCTGAACGACATCGAGCACGCCGACGGGAAGATCGGTGGCTCCGCCCAGCTGCGCTCGGGGGACGCCGTCCTCCACCACGCGACGATGAGCTACGACCTCGACACCCGCGAGATGCTCCGCGTGCTCCGCATCGGCGCGGAGAAGGTCTCCGATAAGGCCGTGCGCTCGGCGGAGAAACGCGTCGCCGTCATGACCGACCACCTCGACGCCTCGCGCGAGGACGTCATCGACGCGGTCGTGGACGCGTACGTCGCGCGCTTCGGCGGCGGGCGCGGCGAGCTGAGCGAGGACGAGCGCGAGGCCGCACTCGAACTCGCGGACGCGAAGTTCTCGACGCCCGAGTGGAACGAGCGCCTGTGA
- a CDS encoding PAS domain-containing sensor histidine kinase has protein sequence MNSERGVAESENATARAFREAVECSGHSIYWTDTTGRIEYVNDAFEKQTGYAADEAVGNNANILQSGVHDDRFYERLWDTILSGEVWEGEIVNERKDGERYVARQTISPVTDDDGDVVRFVAVNEDVTDLREYRKRLERQRDRLETVLDAVPVPLVLTDADPDEPMIKQMNRAFRETFGYTERELGRLRLDDRIVDDDDAEEAREITAQAADGERVRREVTRRNAAGERRTFLLEASTVTGEAGDEVIATYLDITDRKRAQEELERQTAELERFADVVSHDLRNPLNVAAGHLDLLDAEVDNERVDTIRAAHGRMRELIENLLMLAKQGRTIDETEPVAVSDAARRSWETIGTAGATLRVESTATIRADESRLGQLFGNLFRNAVEHGTTGASLAPADAAEDGAGTVTVTVGDLEDGFYVADDGPGIPDSERERVFETGHTSAADGTGLGLSIVAEIADAHGWDVTVTESDTGGARFEFTGVTCLT, from the coding sequence ATGAATTCCGAGAGGGGTGTTGCGGAGTCGGAGAACGCCACCGCTCGGGCGTTTCGGGAGGCCGTCGAGTGCAGCGGCCACTCGATCTACTGGACGGACACGACCGGCCGGATCGAGTACGTCAACGACGCGTTCGAGAAGCAGACGGGCTACGCCGCCGACGAAGCGGTCGGGAACAACGCGAACATCCTCCAGTCGGGCGTGCACGACGACCGGTTCTACGAGCGCCTCTGGGACACCATCCTCTCGGGCGAGGTCTGGGAGGGCGAGATCGTCAACGAGCGAAAGGACGGCGAGCGCTACGTCGCCAGACAGACGATTTCCCCGGTCACCGACGACGACGGCGACGTCGTCCGGTTCGTCGCCGTCAACGAGGACGTCACCGACCTGCGGGAGTACCGGAAGCGCCTCGAGCGCCAGCGCGACCGCTTGGAGACCGTCCTCGACGCCGTCCCCGTCCCGCTCGTCCTCACGGACGCCGACCCGGACGAGCCGATGATAAAGCAGATGAACCGGGCGTTCCGCGAGACCTTCGGCTACACCGAGCGCGAACTCGGCAGGCTGCGACTCGACGACCGCATCGTCGACGACGACGACGCCGAGGAAGCGCGCGAGATCACCGCGCAGGCGGCCGACGGTGAGCGAGTGCGGCGCGAGGTGACGCGGCGGAACGCGGCGGGCGAGCGCCGCACCTTCCTCCTCGAGGCGTCCACGGTCACCGGCGAGGCCGGCGACGAGGTGATCGCGACCTACCTCGACATCACCGACCGGAAGCGAGCGCAGGAGGAACTCGAGCGCCAGACCGCCGAGCTCGAGCGGTTCGCGGACGTCGTCAGCCACGACCTCCGGAACCCCCTGAACGTCGCCGCCGGCCACCTCGACCTCCTCGACGCCGAGGTCGACAACGAGCGCGTCGACACGATACGGGCGGCGCACGGCCGCATGCGGGAGCTGATCGAGAACCTCCTCATGCTCGCCAAGCAGGGGCGGACGATCGACGAGACCGAGCCGGTGGCGGTCAGTGATGCCGCGCGGCGGAGTTGGGAGACGATCGGGACGGCGGGCGCGACGCTCCGCGTCGAGAGCACGGCCACCATCCGGGCGGACGAGAGCCGGCTCGGCCAGCTCTTCGGGAACCTCTTCCGCAACGCAGTCGAACACGGCACGACCGGCGCGTCGCTCGCGCCGGCGGACGCGGCCGAGGACGGCGCCGGCACCGTCACGGTCACGGTCGGCGACCTCGAGGACGGCTTCTACGTCGCGGACGACGGCCCGGGCATCCCCGACTCGGAGCGCGAGCGCGTCTTCGAGACCGGCCACACGAGCGCGGCGGACGGGACGGGGCTCGGGCTCTCGATCGTCGCGGAGATCGCGGACGCGCACGGCTGGGACGTCACCGTCACGGAGAGCGACACCGGCGGCGCCCGCTTCGAGTTCACGGGCGTGACCTGCCTCACGTGA
- a CDS encoding winged helix-turn-helix domain-containing protein, which translates to MSAPDDDPDLSRVLDALDDADCRAFLRALDEPMTANELSEACDVPLSTTYRKLESLTEATLVAEETEVRPDGRHRSRYRADFDAIEVAFDDGRELTVEIDRPPRGPSERLADIWSEVQRET; encoded by the coding sequence ATGAGCGCACCAGACGACGACCCCGACCTCTCGCGCGTCCTCGACGCGCTCGATGATGCGGACTGTCGGGCGTTCCTGCGCGCTCTGGACGAACCAATGACGGCGAACGAACTCTCGGAGGCGTGTGACGTACCGCTCTCGACCACCTACCGGAAACTCGAGTCGCTGACGGAGGCGACGCTCGTCGCGGAGGAGACGGAGGTCCGCCCGGACGGCCGGCATCGCTCGCGCTATCGGGCGGACTTCGACGCCATCGAGGTCGCCTTCGACGACGGGCGCGAGCTGACCGTGGAGATCGACCGCCCGCCGCGCGGGCCGTCCGAGCGTCTCGCGGACATCTGGTCGGAGGTGCAACGCGAGACGTGA
- a CDS encoding DUF7521 family protein — translation MTPTGLGLTTLVTLLKTVTLLLGGAITYFAYEASVRTGARSIRLLAVGFGVVTVGALVAGIVDTLLHVGTMLALVAEGSFTAVGFAIILYSLYVED, via the coding sequence GTGACCCCGACCGGACTCGGCCTCACGACGCTCGTCACGCTCCTGAAGACAGTGACGCTGCTGCTCGGCGGCGCTATCACCTACTTCGCCTACGAGGCGTCCGTCCGTACGGGAGCGCGCTCCATCCGGCTGCTCGCCGTCGGCTTCGGCGTCGTCACCGTCGGCGCGCTCGTCGCCGGCATCGTCGACACCCTCCTCCACGTCGGCACGATGCTCGCGCTCGTCGCCGAGGGCTCGTTCACCGCCGTCGGCTTCGCGATCATCCTCTACTCGCTCTACGTGGAGGACTGA
- a CDS encoding 6-pyruvoyl trahydropterin synthase family protein, protein MHRVRTDEHSEAFAGERTLRVGAERPIRISAGHRLLHHDGKCARPHGHNYELTITLRGELTDEGWVADKGDVTDVVERWDHRFLVEAGDPLIEAFEASGDGDALVVLERPPTAEVMAATLEAELADALPDTVSEVAVSVRETSELDATGGATPCR, encoded by the coding sequence ATGCACCGAGTGCGGACTGACGAACACTCCGAGGCGTTCGCGGGCGAGCGAACCCTCCGCGTCGGCGCCGAGCGACCCATCCGGATCAGCGCCGGTCACCGCCTCCTCCACCACGACGGGAAGTGCGCGCGCCCACACGGGCACAACTACGAGCTCACCATCACCCTCCGCGGCGAACTCACCGACGAGGGCTGGGTGGCGGACAAGGGCGACGTGACGGACGTCGTCGAGCGCTGGGACCACCGCTTCCTCGTCGAGGCGGGCGACCCGCTGATCGAGGCCTTCGAAGCGAGCGGCGACGGCGACGCGCTCGTCGTCCTCGAACGCCCGCCGACGGCGGAAGTGATGGCGGCGACCCTCGAGGCCGAACTCGCCGACGCGCTCCCCGACACCGTCAGCGAGGTGGCCGTCTCCGTCCGCGAGACGAGCGAACTCGACGCCACCGGAGGGGCGACGCCGTGCCGGTGA
- a CDS encoding 7-carboxy-7-deazaguanine synthase QueE, whose product MPVNDAAGDSSPADAPAESLPVNELFHSLQGEGTLAGVPSTFVRTAGCNLRCWFCDSYHTSWEPTGDWMGLSEIVAAVEERPGEHVVLTGGEPLVHERAVELLERLDELGYHTTVETNGTIYRDAPIDLASVSPKLASSTPTAENAPEDVDPGVWTERHEERRVDVETLADLLDAYDCQFKFVVTDESDVEDVEDLVARVADAADANADDIDVLLMPEGQTRDQLDETRNAVAELAMEYGYRYTPRLHVDLWNDAPGT is encoded by the coding sequence GTGCCGGTGAACGACGCGGCGGGAGACAGCTCACCCGCCGACGCACCCGCCGAGAGCCTCCCGGTCAACGAGCTCTTCCACTCCCTCCAAGGCGAGGGGACGCTCGCCGGCGTCCCCTCGACGTTCGTTCGCACCGCCGGCTGTAACCTCCGGTGTTGGTTCTGCGACTCCTATCACACCTCGTGGGAGCCCACCGGCGACTGGATGGGTCTCTCGGAGATCGTCGCCGCCGTCGAGGAGCGCCCCGGCGAGCACGTCGTCCTCACCGGCGGCGAGCCGCTGGTCCACGAGCGCGCCGTCGAGTTGCTCGAACGCCTCGACGAGTTGGGCTACCACACGACCGTCGAGACGAACGGCACCATCTACCGGGACGCGCCCATCGACCTCGCGAGCGTCAGCCCGAAACTCGCCTCCAGCACGCCCACTGCGGAGAACGCCCCCGAGGACGTCGACCCCGGCGTCTGGACGGAGCGCCACGAGGAGCGCCGCGTCGACGTCGAGACGCTCGCCGACCTCCTCGACGCCTACGACTGCCAGTTCAAGTTCGTCGTCACGGACGAATCGGACGTCGAGGACGTCGAGGACCTCGTCGCACGCGTCGCGGACGCCGCCGACGCGAACGCGGACGATATCGACGTGCTTCTCATGCCCGAGGGCCAAACACGAGACCAACTAGACGAAACCCGGAACGCCGTCGCCGAGCTCGCGATGGAGTACGGCTACCGCTACACGCCGCGCCTCCACGTCGACCTCTGGAACGACGCCCCCGGGACCTGA
- the folE gene encoding GTP cyclohydrolase I produces MTDGTPTSTTDAESHAEHPVDRDQLSHATRLILDAVGEDPERDGLVDTWERRVPAAYEELTEGYREAEKPTMRTFEAEGDDLVVKTGIPFYSLCEHHLLPFHGTAHVAYRPDGEVVGLSKLVRYVKWASRRLTIQEQLTRDVAEGLHEEVGADAVLVELSATHMCEAMRGVEAHTTTTSRASVGAFDDAERQRFRDAVAAEGRR; encoded by the coding sequence ATGACCGACGGAACACCGACATCCACCACCGACGCCGAATCGCACGCCGAGCACCCCGTGGACCGCGACCAGTTGAGTCACGCGACGCGCCTCATCCTCGACGCGGTCGGCGAAGACCCCGAGCGCGACGGCCTCGTCGACACGTGGGAGCGCCGCGTCCCCGCCGCCTACGAGGAGCTCACCGAGGGCTACCGCGAGGCCGAGAAGCCGACGATGCGCACCTTCGAGGCCGAGGGCGACGACCTCGTCGTGAAGACCGGGATCCCGTTCTACTCGCTCTGCGAGCACCACCTCCTCCCCTTCCACGGCACCGCGCACGTCGCCTACCGGCCGGACGGCGAGGTCGTCGGCCTCTCGAAGCTCGTCCGCTACGTCAAGTGGGCGTCGCGGCGCCTCACCATCCAAGAGCAGCTGACGCGCGACGTCGCCGAGGGGCTACACGAGGAGGTCGGCGCGGACGCCGTCCTCGTCGAACTCTCCGCGACGCACATGTGCGAGGCGATGCGCGGCGTCGAAGCCCACACCACGACGACGTCGCGCGCGAGCGTCGGCGCGTTCGACGACGCCGAGCGCCAGCGCTTCCGCGACGCCGTCGCAGCGGAGGGCAGGCGATGA
- the queC gene encoding 7-cyano-7-deazaguanine synthase QueC, protein MSASDDGAGDAAAKKAVVLASGGMDSATAIAVAKERGYEVCLLHTSYGQRTEAKEYECATAQAEHFDAADFLHLNPDHLAAIGGSALTDDDIDVPEADLDSEDVPVSYVPFRNANLLAMAVSYAEAQDCEAVFIGAHSEDFSGYPDCRPEFFDAFQQVVDVGTKDDTDIGIEAPFTEWSKTDIAERGLELDVPYELTWSCYRDEEPACGTCDACAFRLEAFRNAGARDPIDYAERPDY, encoded by the coding sequence ATGAGCGCGAGCGACGACGGCGCGGGCGACGCGGCCGCCAAGAAGGCGGTCGTCCTCGCGTCCGGCGGGATGGATTCCGCGACCGCCATCGCCGTCGCGAAGGAGCGCGGCTACGAGGTCTGCCTCCTCCACACGAGCTACGGCCAGCGCACCGAGGCCAAGGAGTACGAGTGTGCGACCGCGCAGGCCGAGCACTTCGACGCCGCCGACTTCCTCCACCTCAACCCCGACCACCTCGCCGCCATCGGTGGCTCCGCGCTCACCGACGACGACATCGACGTCCCCGAGGCCGACCTCGACAGCGAGGACGTCCCCGTCTCCTACGTCCCCTTCCGAAACGCGAACCTCCTCGCGATGGCCGTCTCCTACGCCGAAGCCCAGGACTGCGAGGCCGTCTTCATCGGCGCGCATTCCGAGGACTTCTCGGGCTATCCGGACTGCCGGCCGGAATTCTTCGACGCCTTCCAGCAGGTCGTCGACGTCGGCACCAAGGACGACACCGACATCGGCATCGAAGCGCCGTTCACCGAGTGGTCGAAGACCGACATCGCCGAGCGCGGCCTCGAACTCGACGTCCCCTACGAGCTCACGTGGAGCTGCTACCGCGACGAGGAGCCCGCGTGTGGCACGTGCGACGCCTGCGCCTTCCGCCTCGAGGCGTTCCGGAACGCCGGCGCGCGCGACCCCATCGACTACGCCGAGCGCCCCGACTACTGA
- a CDS encoding CHY zinc finger protein, with the protein MERTVCGVTVRGVDVDAATRCAHYGEAWDVVAIRAACCDTYYPCHACHDAVADHGHTVLARESFDDPGVLCGACGDTLTVHEYAACDDACPACGHAFNPGCTRHWERYFAPRD; encoded by the coding sequence ATGGAACGAACCGTCTGCGGCGTCACCGTCCGCGGCGTCGACGTCGACGCGGCGACGCGCTGTGCGCACTACGGCGAGGCGTGGGACGTCGTCGCCATCCGCGCGGCGTGCTGTGACACCTACTACCCGTGTCACGCCTGCCACGACGCGGTCGCCGACCACGGGCACACCGTGCTCGCGCGCGAGTCGTTCGACGACCCCGGCGTGCTCTGCGGGGCGTGCGGCGACACGCTCACCGTCCACGAGTACGCGGCCTGTGACGACGCCTGCCCCGCGTGCGGCCACGCGTTCAACCCCGGCTGTACGCGTCACTGGGAGCGTTACTTCGCGCCCCGCGACTGA
- a CDS encoding 50S ribosomal protein L11: MADTIEVLVPGGQANPGPPLGPELGPTPVDVQAVVEEINDQTAAFDGTEVPVTIEYEEDGSFSIEVGVPPTAELIKDEAGFETGSGEPQENFVADLSIEQLKSIAEQKKPDLLAYDTKNAAKEVAGTCVTLGVTIEGEDARGFKARVDDGEFDDVLAEA, encoded by the coding sequence ATGGCTGATACCATCGAAGTACTCGTCCCCGGCGGGCAGGCCAACCCCGGCCCGCCCCTCGGCCCCGAGCTCGGCCCCACGCCCGTCGACGTGCAGGCGGTCGTCGAAGAGATCAACGACCAGACGGCGGCCTTCGACGGCACCGAAGTCCCCGTCACCATCGAGTACGAGGAGGACGGCTCCTTCAGCATCGAGGTCGGCGTTCCGCCGACGGCGGAGCTCATCAAGGACGAAGCCGGCTTCGAGACCGGGAGCGGCGAGCCCCAGGAGAACTTCGTCGCGGACCTCTCCATCGAGCAGCTGAAGTCCATCGCCGAGCAGAAGAAGCCCGACCTGCTCGCGTACGACACGAAGAACGCCGCGAAGGAAGTCGCCGGCACCTGCGTCACGCTCGGTGTCACCATCGAGGGCGAGGACGCCCGCGGCTTCAAGGCCCGCGTCGACGACGGCGAGTTCGACGACGTTCTCGCGGAAGCGTAA
- a CDS encoding OBG GTPase family GTP-binding protein, whose protein sequence is MGLEEEIEELEEEIADTPYNKSTEAHIGRLKAKLSEKKEKLEQQQSGSGGGGGYSVKQHGDATVALVGFPSVGKSTLVNALTNAGSEVGAYEFTTLDVNPGMLKYRGADIQILDVPGLIEGAAGGRGGGREVLSVIRSADLVVFVLSAFEIDQYDRLYDELYDNKIRLDTEPPHVRISKKIKGGIDVNTSGDLELDNDTVREVLRSQGYVNADVTIRGNPDVDELVDGVMANRVYLPSLTVVNKVDLIEPSYAETVKSELRERDIDPDEAVFISAHEERGLDALKDRLWSELDLIRVYMDKPGRGVDYDEPLVLRRGETVDDALDRLGGDMDDRFRFARVSGPSAKHDDQQVGRDHVLEDEDVLRLIVRR, encoded by the coding sequence ATGGGACTGGAGGAGGAGATCGAGGAACTCGAAGAGGAGATCGCCGACACTCCGTACAACAAGTCGACGGAGGCCCATATCGGCCGGCTGAAGGCGAAGCTCTCCGAGAAGAAGGAGAAGCTCGAGCAGCAACAGTCCGGCTCGGGCGGTGGCGGCGGCTACTCCGTCAAACAGCACGGCGACGCCACCGTCGCGCTCGTCGGCTTCCCCTCCGTCGGCAAGTCCACGCTCGTGAACGCGCTCACGAACGCCGGCAGCGAGGTCGGCGCGTACGAGTTCACGACGCTCGACGTCAACCCCGGGATGCTGAAGTATCGCGGCGCGGACATCCAGATCCTCGACGTCCCCGGGCTCATCGAGGGCGCGGCGGGCGGGCGCGGCGGCGGGCGCGAAGTCCTCTCCGTCATCCGGTCCGCGGACCTCGTCGTCTTCGTCCTCTCAGCCTTCGAAATCGACCAGTACGACCGGCTCTACGACGAACTCTACGACAACAAGATCCGCCTCGACACCGAGCCACCGCACGTCCGCATCTCGAAGAAGATCAAGGGCGGCATCGACGTGAACACCTCGGGCGACCTCGAACTCGACAACGACACCGTCCGGGAGGTGTTGCGCTCGCAGGGCTACGTGAACGCGGACGTCACCATCCGCGGGAACCCGGACGTGGACGAGCTCGTCGACGGCGTGATGGCCAACCGCGTCTACCTCCCCTCCCTGACGGTCGTGAACAAGGTCGACCTCATCGAGCCCTCCTACGCGGAGACCGTCAAGAGCGAGCTCCGCGAGCGAGACATCGACCCCGACGAGGCGGTGTTCATCAGCGCGCACGAGGAGCGCGGCCTCGACGCGCTGAAAGACCGGCTGTGGAGCGAACTCGACCTCATCCGAGTCTACATGGACAAACCGGGTCGCGGCGTCGACTACGACGAGCCGCTCGTGTTGCGTCGCGGCGAGACGGTGGACGACGCGCTCGACCGACTCGGCGGCGACATGGACGACCGCTTCCGTTTCGCACGCGTCTCCGGCCCGTCCGCGAAGCACGACGACCAGCAGGTCGGGCGCGACCACGTCCTCGAGGACGAGGACGTCCTCCGCCTCATCGTGCGGCGCTGA
- a CDS encoding TIGR04206 family protein — MSTRRPLRRLLVLVAVGLPPWTVIQWSSGTGANGYGAYFAYGIGDVAGPLGPHFTPLPTYVSQAVLNAYWLQAWPTAAFLYGCALASAALALVGREDRRVTAGLLAMAGASAGLHATGLVVHNARLAVLPLGTLLLWTAALALYRDALRRLIFVRPEST; from the coding sequence ATGTCCACGCGCCGCCCACTCCGACGTCTCCTCGTCCTCGTCGCCGTCGGGTTACCGCCGTGGACGGTGATCCAGTGGTCGAGCGGCACGGGCGCGAACGGCTACGGCGCCTACTTCGCGTACGGCATCGGCGACGTCGCGGGGCCGCTCGGGCCGCACTTCACGCCCCTCCCGACGTACGTCTCGCAAGCCGTCCTGAACGCCTATTGGCTCCAGGCGTGGCCGACGGCGGCGTTCCTCTACGGGTGTGCGCTCGCGAGCGCCGCGCTCGCGCTCGTCGGACGCGAGGACCGGCGCGTGACTGCGGGCCTGCTGGCGATGGCCGGCGCGAGCGCGGGCCTGCACGCGACCGGACTCGTCGTCCACAACGCCCGTCTCGCCGTCCTTCCGCTCGGAACGCTCCTCCTGTGGACCGCCGCGCTCGCGCTCTACCGCGACGCCCTCCGGCGGCTCATCTTCGTCCGGCCGGAGTCCACTTAA
- a CDS encoding VOC family protein, with translation MSESDHVLDHVMIRVGDLEESLDWYRTHLDYVEYSRWEADTFTNVKLGPEDMSADGALLELTYNHGVSEYEMGDAWGHIAVRVEDVEEAYAELMDEGVEDYRPPEENPGYAFVKDPDGHEIEIVERDHGAKWSLDHTMIRVEDADEAIGYWARKWEYEPAGRWESDTFANYFMAPQGDHEDAMTVELTYNYDGREYELGDAWGHLAARVGDLEEGWKSLMERESEDYRDPESCDWNYAFTKDPDGHEIEVVTADVENRVGE, from the coding sequence ATGAGCGAGAGCGACCACGTGCTCGACCACGTGATGATCCGCGTCGGCGACCTCGAGGAATCGCTGGACTGGTATCGGACGCACCTCGACTACGTCGAGTATTCGCGCTGGGAGGCCGACACGTTCACGAACGTGAAGCTCGGCCCCGAGGACATGAGCGCGGACGGCGCGCTCCTCGAACTCACGTACAACCACGGCGTCTCCGAGTACGAGATGGGCGACGCGTGGGGACACATCGCGGTGCGCGTCGAGGACGTCGAGGAGGCGTACGCGGAGCTGATGGACGAGGGCGTCGAGGACTACCGACCGCCCGAGGAGAACCCCGGCTACGCGTTCGTGAAGGACCCGGACGGCCACGAGATCGAGATCGTCGAGCGCGACCACGGTGCGAAGTGGAGCCTCGACCACACGATGATCCGCGTCGAGGACGCGGACGAAGCCATCGGCTACTGGGCGCGCAAGTGGGAGTACGAGCCCGCGGGCCGCTGGGAGTCCGACACGTTCGCGAACTACTTCATGGCCCCGCAGGGCGACCACGAGGACGCCATGACCGTCGAACTCACCTACAACTACGACGGCCGCGAGTACGAACTCGGCGACGCGTGGGGCCACCTCGCCGCGCGCGTCGGCGACCTCGAGGAGGGCTGGAAGTCCCTGATGGAGCGCGAGTCCGAGGACTACCGCGATCCCGAGTCCTGCGACTGGAACTACGCGTTCACGAAGGACCCGGACGGCCACGAGATCGAGGTCGTCACCGCCGACGTCGAGAACCGCGTGGGGGAGTAG
- a CDS encoding PadR family transcriptional regulator, with translation MRTLHALQREMLVLVADYGDPCGQDIKRELEEYHDATIRSEQLYHHLDSLCERGFVEKHHADGRTNAYVMTDAGREWLERQTNWVRSHIEP, from the coding sequence ATGCGGACGCTCCACGCCCTGCAGCGCGAGATGCTCGTCCTTGTCGCCGACTACGGCGACCCGTGCGGGCAGGACATCAAACGGGAACTGGAGGAGTATCACGACGCCACGATTCGCAGCGAGCAACTCTACCACCACCTCGACTCGCTCTGCGAACGCGGCTTCGTCGAGAAACACCACGCGGACGGCCGAACGAACGCCTACGTCATGACCGACGCCGGTCGCGAGTGGCTCGAGCGCCAGACGAACTGGGTTCGCTCACACATCGAGCCGTAG
- the dph5 gene encoding diphthine synthase: MLTFVGLGLYDESSVTVEGRDAIAAADRAFAEFYTSHLVGADVSDLEAYHDTDIEVRDRAGVEQHPERILDAAEAGDAVFLTAGDTMISTTHVDLRLRAHERGIETRVIHAPTAESAASSLTGLQNYRFGKATTLPFEWAHGADVVPDSVIATLEDNRERGLHTLCYLDIKVGRGPEGEDPDFEEYMSADYAAGLLAEAWDPDALGVVVARAGSPDPVVRADRLDRLADESFGAPLHMLVVPGDLHHVEADALAGLAGAPDDLLPE; encoded by the coding sequence ATGCTCACGTTCGTCGGCCTCGGCCTCTACGACGAGTCCTCGGTGACCGTCGAGGGGCGCGACGCCATCGCCGCCGCGGACCGGGCGTTCGCGGAGTTCTACACGAGCCATCTCGTCGGCGCGGACGTCTCGGACCTCGAAGCCTACCACGACACCGATATCGAGGTCCGCGACCGCGCGGGCGTCGAACAGCACCCCGAGCGGATCCTCGACGCCGCCGAAGCCGGTGACGCCGTCTTCCTCACCGCCGGCGACACCATGATCTCGACGACGCACGTCGACCTCCGACTCCGCGCGCACGAGCGCGGCATCGAGACGCGCGTGATCCACGCGCCGACGGCCGAGTCCGCGGCCTCGTCGCTCACGGGACTCCAGAACTACCGCTTCGGGAAGGCGACGACGCTCCCCTTCGAGTGGGCGCACGGCGCGGACGTCGTTCCCGACTCGGTCATCGCGACGCTCGAGGACAACCGCGAACGCGGACTCCACACGCTCTGTTACCTCGACATCAAGGTCGGACGCGGGCCCGAGGGCGAGGACCCCGACTTCGAGGAGTACATGAGCGCGGACTACGCGGCGGGCCTGCTCGCGGAGGCGTGGGACCCGGACGCGCTCGGCGTCGTCGTCGCGCGCGCCGGCAGCCCCGACCCCGTGGTGCGCGCCGACCGCCTCGACCGCCTCGCCGACGAGTCGTTCGGTGCCCCCCTCCACATGCTCGTCGTCCCGGGCGACCTCCACCACGTCGAGGCCGACGCCCTCGCCGGTCTCGCCGGCGCTCCCGACGACCTCCTCCCCGAGTAA